One segment of bacterium DNA contains the following:
- a CDS encoding MlaD family protein — translation MIKKATTHIKLGIFITIGFVLFAVAIYVVGMNQQLFNRTFHISGIFNDVSGLQAGNNVRFSGITVGIIQRIKMESDTTVRVDASINEDVRRFIKKDAVAVIGTESLMGNKVLVITPGTSNLPEIEDGDTLKTNAPMNIDQLMGTVKKTNDNLAVITGDLADIVHSIREGKGTIGQLLMDSTYLTVPIANAIGITNDVKGMVASFRQGTIGQLMMDTTRLKIPIDNAIQITSDLQQMMESIRLGHGIAGRLISDSAAALAMDTMMINIQQGTENMKFVTKKAKKSFLLWGF, via the coding sequence ATGATTAAAAAAGCAACAACCCATATCAAGCTCGGAATATTTATCACGATCGGCTTTGTCCTGTTTGCCGTGGCGATCTATGTCGTGGGCATGAATCAGCAACTCTTCAATAGGACCTTTCACATCAGCGGAATCTTCAACGACGTGAGCGGTCTGCAGGCGGGCAACAACGTGCGGTTTTCGGGCATTACCGTCGGCATCATCCAGCGCATAAAGATGGAAAGCGACACCACGGTGCGCGTGGACGCGTCCATCAACGAAGACGTGCGGCGGTTCATAAAGAAAGACGCTGTAGCGGTCATCGGAACCGAGAGCCTGATGGGAAACAAGGTTCTTGTCATCACGCCCGGCACCAGCAATCTGCCGGAAATCGAAGATGGGGACACCCTCAAGACGAATGCACCTATGAATATTGACCAGTTAATGGGTACGGTTAAAAAGACGAACGATAATCTGGCCGTGATCACCGGTGATCTGGCCGATATCGTCCACTCGATCCGCGAGGGTAAGGGGACGATCGGGCAACTGCTGATGGACAGTACCTACTTGACCGTCCCGATTGCCAATGCGATCGGCATCACCAACGATGTCAAAGGGATGGTGGCCTCCTTTCGCCAGGGCACGATTGGGCAACTGATGATGGACACAACGCGTCTCAAAATCCCGATTGACAACGCGATTCAGATCACCAGTGACTTGCAGCAGATGATGGAATCCATACGCCTGGGCCACGGTATCGCGGGAAGGCTGATCTCGGATTCGGCGGCCGCACTCGCGATGGATACCATGATGATCAACATTCAGCAGGGAACGGAGAACATGAAGTTTGTGACGAAGAAGGCCAAGAAGAGTTTCCTGCTGTGGGGATTTTAG